The nucleotide sequence AAGTTTTAATATTTGTTTTAATTACTCTCATGTAGCTAAATAATTATAGATTCAAGTCTTAAAAATTATTTCTTATTCGATATAAGAAAACGCATCTATAGTTACTGGCCCCTTATCATTTCCTTTATAATGTTCCCCCGTGGCTACAAGCTCTAGTTTATGTAATCCTAGAGGAAGTGTTTTAGTTTGATAAATAATCATATTTTGTAAATCCACTCCAAAATAGCAATCAATCTTTTCAATAAAAATATCGTCTATAAATACATTAAAGCTTCCCATTTCTTTACTGATTCGGCCATAACAACGTGCCTGTGTACCAGAAAAAAAGAAAGCTGCCGAAGCTCCCTCATCAGTTGCCACCTGTTCGGCACCAAAATAAATACTCTTCCCCATTTTATTTTCACTCCAATTGCCTTTATATACAATCGAGAAGTCACTGTCATCAACTTTATTCCAAAATCTTGTTTCTTCTTCTGTACTAACAAGTAGCGCTTCATATTCTACTCTTGCATCACCTTCAACAGGAAACTTAATTTTATAAGTTTCATATGCCTTCAAAGCTTTAATATCAAACTGTTTAAGTAACTCTCTTTTTTGATTGAAGTATTTAAATATTTTCAATTTACAAGGAGCTGATTTTTTGAGGCCAAAGTTTTCTACTTCAGTATACAGAATACTATCTTTAATTTTTATAGGTAAGGTTACTAAAGACGCTGGGTCTTCTCTATATTGAGGCAGTAAAGCATAGCCAAATACAACTTCTCCAGTCATAGCTCTACCCAGTATTTTTAAATCATAATTTGAACTGCCGATTTCTGAACCGTCCCATATAAAAGTCACTTCCAAATCACCTTTAACTACCTTCGACGCTACAGGCTTCAACCCTCCTCCAAAATTCACCGCTTCGGATACGCCTAATCTCAAGGACTCTATATCTATTGTATCGGCAGGGTTATAATCTTTCTCTGCTTTGATTCTTATTTTTACTTCCTGTGTATTAGACGTTATTATATCAGTGTTAACTATCTCTATCAAACGCTCGGTAAGGAGTGGCAATATCACCTGTTTAGAATTATGTTGATCGTTACCAAGATCGAGATGCTTTTCCACATCAATAACGGCCAAAGAAAGATTTGTAGCCCTCCCAAATTCGTCCTGAACAACCTTAGGACGTTCAAATTTGCACCATTCGTTAACTGTGCCATCAGAATATCGAAACACGGATTTATCGTACGGTTCACCAGGCTCTATATTCCAGTTGATGCCATCTAAAGAACGCATATAAACGGATTTTTTATCTACTGCATGATTAAATATGACATGGTACTGATAACGGCTTTTCCAAATAACGGGATCCTCAGGGTAACCACTATATCGGTCATAATTACGCGATGAAACAATTTCATAAGGTCCAGTAATTTTCGTTTTTGAAATCATGACGTCTCCCCGTTTGGTAAAAAATAAGAAACTGCCATCCTTACGTTGCAAACCCGTAAGATTGGTATACAAATGTGTTAGTCCTTTGTGTCCCCTCTGGTCTATTTTAATTTTTCCCTGAAGTTCCCAAGGTCCATTAAATTTTTTCGAGGTATACATATTTCCTTTACTTACATGTAACAGATATGTTCCATCATTTAATTCAATTACCTCAGGATTATGGGCTAATGGAAGTATGGTTCCGGTTACTTTATATGGCCCCAGAACACTGTTGGCGACAGCATGAGCCACTTCTGATTTAGGCCAACCCCAATGCCCCGTTGCTTCGCGCCATCGGGCAATAGCAATATGATATTTACCGTCTTTTCCCAAAATTGGGTTCCCTCCCCAATAGCTCCATTCTACCCCTTCTACACCATTATCCAAATCCCTAGGTAAAACATTGTCATTACCCCAAATATTGTCACCCATGAGTTTTTTAGTAATTGGAATAGGAAGTATCAGGTCCTTAAAACTTCCACCCTCAACAATATTAACGGATTGAGGTGTCCCTTGAGACAGACCAGTTAATGTGCCAAACATATATAAGCAAATAACAATTGTGTATTTAAATATCATCCTTTTATAATTTTTTTTATTTCTAACTGTAGAATCTTCATTCTTTATAAAAGCAACATGATTTGCTCTATTCTACTCATCTCTGTTAAATGAAGTGAAAGGCAAAACCTTTAATATTTCTTCTGCTTCTAAACGTTTTATCAAGTATTAATTTTTTTCTATAACACCTTTAATTCTAGGAAACTCATCATCTGTATCGCCAATCTCTTCCCTTGTCTCAAAAAGTTCAATTTTTAGCTCATTGATAATCGGAGCATATTCAAGATTAGCATATTGATTTATCATTTCGTTGGGATCTTTTTCCAAATCATAGAATTCCCATGCTGCCGGCGTACTTTTCCAATACCGATTGCCATCTTTTCCACTAACTCGTTTCTTGTCGTGAATATTAGTATAGTCAACACCATAAAAGAATATGAGCTTATATTTTTTTGTCCGAATTCCAAAATGTGCAGGATTGTTATGACCATGAGCCATGTGCATCCAATAACGATAATATGTTGCTTTGCGCCACTCTGCAGGTTCATTTTGGCCTTTTAAGGCGCCAACAAAACTGCGTCCCTGCATATAATTGGGTGTTTGTACTCCTGCTATTTCCAATAATGTGGGTGCATAATCGGTGTTATTAATTAGCCAATCATTGTGCGTGCCAGGCTTGATCATTTTAGGATAATGTACTATAAGCGGCATTCGTATTGATTCATCATACATCCAACGTTTATCAATAAAATCATGTTCGCCCAAAAACATTCCCTGGTCGCTGGTGTAAACAATAATGGTATTCTCCGTTAAATCATTTTCTTCGAGATAATCCAATATGCGTTGAAGGTTGTCATCAATTCCTTTTACACATCTTAAGTATTCCTTTAAGTAAAACTGATAGGAATAGTGCGTTAATTCTTTATCTGTAAGTTCTTTTTTCCCTAGTAGTTCTTGAATTTTGGATTTGTAATATCTTGAAAGATTCCTCTTGTCCGGCTGAGGAGAGATAGTAGAGCCTATGACTCTCACGAGCGAATCGTTTATTCCGCGTGTTCCTATAGAACCCCAATTCTCACTTGGTTGATTGTAAAGGTTTTGTGGTTCAGGAATCTCAACACTAGCTAAATAATCCTTATACCTGTCAGCATAGACAAACATGCCATGTGGCGCTTTAAAATGATGCATCAGAAAAAAAGGTTTACTCTTATCTCGCTTATTTTCCAGCCAATCCAAGGAAATATCGGTCAAAACATCAGAGGAGTGCCCTTCCGTGTCAATTACGTCAACCTCTTTCTCCAAGGTACTATCAAAGCGAATCTTCCTCTTTTTTCCTCCTTCACTTACATGTATAACAGGGTTCATGTACCTGCCTTGCCCAGCTATAACCGCAAAATAGTCTGTGTATTGAGGTGAAGTGTGAAGATGCCATTTTCCCACAACGGCCGTATTATATCCCGCCTGTTGTACTTCTTTTAGCAAATAGTGTTTTTCCCTGGGTAAACCTGTATATAGATCATAAGCTTTATTTACGTGGGAATACTGCCCAGTCATTATGGTTGCCCTACTCGGAGTACAAATAGAATTGGTACAATATACATTTTCAAAAACCATCCCGTTTTGAGCTAATTTATCCAGATTCGGAGTAGGATCGAGGGACGCTAACCTTCCCCCATAAGTTCCAATAGCCCGGTCGCAATGGTCATCGGCCATAATGTAAACGATGTTGGGTCTTTCTTGCCCCCTAGCACCATTAAAACTAATTGTGATAAAAAATATTAACGTTAAAAATGTTTTCATATATGATAGGTCTTTATTCCTCATAGTGCTAGGTTTTCCTTTGTCACTTCGTTTAGGTCCCGTGCACCGGTTTATTGCCATTTATGACTATTTAAAAGTTTCGTTAATTCTTGTATCTTTTGTGACCTAGATTTAATAAGATTCCTTTTTTCATACGGGTCGTCACTTAAATTAAATAAGGCGACCGGCTCATTCCTTTGAAATATCAACTTCCAATCCTTATTACGGATAGCAAAATGGCCCGCAGACGATAACATTACCAAGGAATGACGGACTTCCTTGCCTTTAAGCATGGTCGGTAAAATATTGTAGCTGTCCTCACCTCCTTCGTTACTATACGATATGTTCAACATTTCCGAAAAAGTCTTATGAAGATCCAATAAACAAACCAGATTGTCATTTACCTGTCCTCCTCTTATTTTTGCGGGCCATCTCATTATCAAAGGCACACGATGACCACCTTCATATACCCCCCCTTTAAAACCTCTTAAATCACCGCAGCTTTTATGCCCATAGTCTTTGCCATCATCGCTCACTTTAACGGCGCCATTATCACTAGTTACAATTAGTACGGTATTTTCGTTTATTTTCAATGCTTCAAGTACCTTCATTATTTGACCTACTGTCCAATCAAACTCTGCCACCATATCACCACGCTCGCCTGCCTCACTTGTTCCTTTTATAAAATCAGGCGGCGTGCATGGTCTGTGTGGAGAAACCGTCGGTAAATAAAGAAAAAATGGTTGCCCAGGATTCTGTTTTGTTGATTTTGTTATAAAGTCAACTGCTTTTTGCGTCAAATCAGGACCGACCTTTCTTGGATCCCAACCCTTAACCATCCAACCTTCATGAACTTCAACTGCAGACACCCCAGGATAAATTGTATCCTTTGCTTTTCTCCAAATAGTTGGAACTCCAACGGTATAATCATTTTCTATATAACAAAAAGGCTCCATATTATGTCCAGCTCCAGAAACAAAGGCATAGTCGAACCCTAAGTAATTAGGTCCATTATAAATAGGCGTGCTAAAATCTACATCCCTTGTTCCATGCCTTCCTTTCTCATGATGTGTTTTGGGTTTCACAAAATCTATATTCTGTTTTCGGAGAAAATTCATACCCAAATGCCACTTCCCTACAACTCCTGTTGTATAACCAGCTTTTTGAAAGACATCGGCTAGAGTAGTTTCTTCTTTATGTATTAAAGGGTTGTCATACCCCGACCATGAAACTTTCTTCTTTAGCCGACTTCTCCAGCTATACCTCCCCGTCAATAATGCATAACGAGATGGCGTACAAGCTGAAGCTGCAGTGTGTGCATCTGTAAAACGTATGCCCTGTTTACTTAACGCATCCATATTTGGCGTAGGGATTTTTGATTCAGGGTTATAACATTTTGGATCACCATAGCCCATATCATCCGCCATAATCACAATGACGTTGGGTGGTTTATTTTGATTTGTTTGAGCACTTGTTGATAATGTAAAAAAACACAGAAGGAGTGTCATTACAGAAAGTATAAAACTAGTTTTCATTAAAGAGCTTACTAAAGGTTTTTATTTTTTTTTCTTGTATATCCCTTTCTTTATTCGCTTTATCATATGTTGATTTTAAATTACTGAGATTTACAAAGTTTAACTGATGATTTGGATTTTTGATAGGAAATTCCGCCTCCATATCATTGAGCTCGTATTGAAGGGTTTTTGCTAATTCTTTGACTTTCCATGGAATTCTATCCGACAAATCGTTTTGCTCCGATGGATCCTCCTTCAAATTAAATAATAAATAGCCCCCTGCTTCATCGTTATAAAAACGAATCAATTTATAATCGCCCTCTATTATTGATGAAAAAGGACTGGTACTTCCTGTATAATGAGGATAATGAAACACTAACTGGCGTTTGTCCACAACTACCTGCCCCCTCAAAACCGAAAGAAAACTTTCGCCGTCCATATTCTGTCCCGATTCCAGTTTTATACCAGCTATGTCCAAAAATGTCGGATAAAAATCCATACCAATAACACGTTTTTTTGATTTTCTCCCTGGTTTTATCATTGCTGGCCATTTAACAATTAGTGGGACTCTCATAGCTCCCTCAAACGAATAACTTTTGCCTCCCAACAAAGGGTAATTTGATGTACTATTGTTTAAGCCTCCATTATCCGAGGTAAAGATGACCAGCGTATTATTTTCAATTCCGAGTCTTTTCAGTTCAGTATTAATTCGCCCAATACTCTCATCTACAGAAACCAGCATGGCCGCATACTCTGGATTATCTTGATCCGTGGTAGCTTTATTTTTAAACCTTTTCACCAATGCAGGTTTTGCCTGTATTGGATTGTGCACCAAATAATGGGAAAGGACAACCATAAATGGTTTTTTTGAGTTTTTTCGAATAAAATCAATGCACTCATCGGTTAAAGCATCTGCAACATACTTATCGTTTTCAAGATTGTGCAATCCAACTCCGTAAGGTTTAAATGTTTCCCCCCAATGACCCGAAACTGCGGTTGGCACATGTTTATTTCTGTATCCAATGGCCACTTCAAAAAGTTATTTACCATATTTTCTTCATTTACCCAATAACGTCCGTTTATCATTTACTCTTTGAGGAGGTTTAGATAACAAAACCTGTACAGATAAACTAGAGATTACCTTTTGTAAAAGGAAACCACAAACGTCAGACTTACAAGTTTGTATAACCCAAAGTTGGAAATGGGAGGATAATCATTTAAGTAGCAAATAACACGACTAATATCCAGGGTTCTGTTCCAACGTAGCCTCGGTATTTCTTTCAATTTCCTTATTTGGTATTGGCCATAAATTTTGCGTATCATTTATTGGATTAGAAGAGTAAAAACCGTTATGCATAGGGTTGTATATTCTTACCCTTTCCACTAGTTTGTTCATTCTCATTAGAGTAAGTAATCTAAACTCTTCAATGAAAAGCTCTCTTGCCCGCTCGTCAAGTATGGTATTTAAATCAACTTCACTAGCCGTTATCTGATCAGCATTGGCTCTGAACCTTAGCGCATTGATATCATTGGCGGCATTTTCAGAATCCCCATTTAAATAGTATGCTTCCGCCCTTAACAAGTAGGTTTCGGCCAACCTCATAAGATATCTATCCCTAAAGCTTGATCTAGCTCCATTATTGGTAGCTCCTGTCTCAGGGTCAGAAATGACATCGTCGGGAAAATTTCCGATGGGTGCGCTTTTAGCAAAAATCGCACTCCAATCACCATTTAATTCATTTGAAGCCCCCTCAATTGCACCACTTGCAACCATCATTTGACCAAAGAACGCAGAATTGGGGTTGTCAACTTCTAAATCTCTAATAATGTTAAAATCAGAATTCCTGATATCATTGTTAGAATTAACCCAAATCTGGTTTAACATATAATCCGATGCTACCCACCATCCGATTCCTCTACCACCATTTTGACTAGAATGTCCAAAAAATACATTATCTCCGTTTACATCTTGCAACTGCCAATATTGAGGCACAAGAAATCTAGCCAGATCATCCGGAGCTCCGCCTCCTGGAGCCAAATGTTCATATTGACTAGCCCAAATTGTTTCCGTATTACCGCTTCCCCTATTAACATTTCCTATTTGAAAAAGGTCCCAAAAAACATCACCTGGTTCAGAAATCCTGCTTCCAAACCGACTAGTCATTAATTCAAAATTGGGATTATCGATAACAGAAGTAGCATGCACAATCGCCTGATTATAATCTCCAAGCATAATATGCACCTCCGTCAAAAGATGATTCGCAGCTGCCTTTGAAACCCTACCATCCTGTTTTACATTATTTATATCAGGAAGATTTGCGGCAGCTTCGTTAAGATCTATCAAAACTTGCTGAAGTACTTCATCTCTTGATGCTCTAACAAAATCGCGTTTCGGAGTAGTTATTTCCTCAAGACTTATCGGTACCCCTCCATACATAATGGCTAAAGTTCTATATGCATAGGCTCTAAAAAATTTGGCCTCGGCTAATTGACTCAATTTCTCTTGCTCGCTTTGATATTCTACATATTCAATTCTATCGATTATTGTATTCGCATTTGATATAATTTTATACAAACTATCCCACCAAAAACCTATATCAGCGGCTTCGGGTGTAACGTTATCAGCCCATGAATTTAGTCTATGGGTAGTAGAAATAGCATCGTAAGCAACATCCGTAAGATAGTACATAGCCCATGTAGGTGCAGCACTAGCGTAAAATGCTGTATGAATATCTTCATATAACTTAACTACTGCCAAATCAATTTGGTCAGGAGTTGTATAGGAGTTTTCAGGCGAATAAAAGTCATAGACTTTTTCTTCCAGAAATTTATCTTCGTTGCATCCAACCAAAATACTTATGAACGCAAAAATGACTATCAAAAATTTTATATTATTCATTTATTTTTTTCTTAAAATTGAACATTTAGGCCTAAAGTGTAGCTTCTTAACAAAGGACTGGTAGGAGCAAATCCAACACCGGTTTCCGGGTCACTTCCATTCCACTTGGTCCAGGTAACCAAGTTTTTCCCACTAAGAAATAAACTAGCACTATTTATATGTATTTTTTCTAAAATGTCTGCAGGCAAAGCATATTTGAAAGTAACATCTTGTAACCTCACAAAGTTTCTTTGAGTCAAAGGATCCCCGCCGTATTGAGAAGCAGTGTCAAGTCTACGATACTTTGCCTCCGGATTTTCTGGCATCCAATAGTCCCATGCTCCACTAGGAACATTACTATAGCTCAATTGATCAGATTTACTTAAACTATTTTGTGCATGAGGAGTATCATTTCCATAAAAATAATCCTTTCCACCTTGTATTGAATTAATGAAAAAATAAGTGCTGAAGTTTTTATAAGTAATAGTATTTCCAATGCCAAAATTATATGAAGGGTCTCTATAATTAAGTATTTTTCTATCGTCCAAAGAATTGATTTCTCCATCATTATTTAAATCAGCCAGTTTGTAGGTTCCTGGTAAAAATCCCTGCCATATATTTCCATTAGCCTCATCCTCTAGCTGCCACATTCCGATTATTTCATAACCATAGTTAACATTTTGTGGTTCACCAATAAATAATTGGTTCCCAATTAAATCATCCTCTACCCCATCTCCATCATTGTCAGCTCCCAGTATAGACTCTATCTTATTTCTAACCCTGTTGAAATTAAATGAAGTATTCCAATTAAATTTGTCTTGGTTAATTATGTCTAAATTTAACGTAAGTTCCACCCCTGAATTAGATACTTCCGCAACATTTGAATTTATCGTTTCAAAACCTGTAATTTCTGGGAGTGATATTTGATATAAAATATTTTCGGTCTTATTTGTATAGTAGTCTACGGTACCATTTACCCGAGAGTCAAATAAGCCAAAATCAAATGCAAAATTAGAACCTGTTGTTGCTTCCCAGGCAAGATCAGGATTTGAAAGACTTATCGGCTCTTGTCCCAAAAAGGTTTGACCTCCATCTCCAAAAACTACACTGGGTGAAACATTAGTCTCTGACAAGGTATCGTATCTACCTAAGCCCCGTCTACCAGATTTTCCATAACTCACTCTTAATTTCAAATAGTTCATCCAGCTAGAGTCATTTACAAAATCTTCATTAGTTATAACCCAACCCAATGCAGCCGAAGGAAAAACTGCAATTTTATCATTTGCTCCAAAACCGGAAAAACCATCCCTCCTAATTGTTCCTGTAAAAAAATATTTATTTTGATAGTTATAAAGGAGTCTTCCCATTTGATAGATACTAGTCTCCGCCTCTTTAGTTGAAGACACCTCATTGAGCGTTGGGTCTCCTGCACTAAGGTTATTATAGCCTAAAAGGTCTAAACTAAAGTTTGATGCTGCAGCCAACGTACTTGAAAGCTGTCTTTTTTCTACTCCGTATACAAGTGTAGCATTAACATTATGATCATTGTTGAACGTCTTTGTATAATTCAGGATATTATCAAATGTCCAATCTCTATTCTTTGAATGATCTTTTGATCCGCTACCTTGAAAATTAGCAGCAGAAGGATCAAACCGGGACTGATCTGTGGTTCGGTAATTATTTGCATAGTTGAGTTTATATGAGAGACCATCTATGGGCAATTGTAAATTAGCATAAAGAACATTTGATAAATTGTAGCGAATATCAGAATCATCAATTTCAAGAGCTAAAAAGGGATTCAGCCATTGACCTTCCGGGTTTGGAATCAGTTCTCCGTTATCATCTCGAATAGGAGCCCAAGGCTGAAGGTTAAAATAGGCATTTTGATAATTTGCTGCCTGTCCGGAATAATCGCTCACTGTCATAAAAGTCTGAGTTCCTATCGTCAACCAATTATTTATTTTAGCGTCAAGATTAACCCTGAAATTATATCTCTCATATTCATCCCCTTGAATAAATCCTTCTTGGTCGGTAACCCCTAACGAGATAAAATATCCCAATGCATCACTTTTACCCTGAATACTAAGATTGTGTGATTTAATTGCTCCACTGCCTGTCAATAAATCAAACCATGGCGTATCAATTCCATCCTCATACCCTTGTCTAATTTCATTAGTCTTTAGATTAGTTGTAAAATCATAATCAGGATTCGTGTTTAAATAATCTGGGGCTATCCTACCTCCTTGTGCCCAAAAAATATCTGGATAAAATTGTTCATACTCAGCAGCATTCATTGGTTCAAACCTATTCGATGGGGTTTGAACAGTATAACTTGTAGAGTAATTAATCTTTGGTTTGCTCAAAGAAATTCCTCCGCCTTTACTAGTAATAACAATAACACCGTTGGATGCCTGTGATCCATAGATTGCCGTAGAACTAGCATCCTTTAATATATCAACACTTTTTATGTCTGCAGGATTAATATCTATTAAATTTCCTCTATAAATAATACCATCAAGAACAATCAACGGTTGATTATCGCCTTCACTGTTTGATAGACTATTTTGTCCTCTTATTGTTAGTGAAGGATTGTCTCCTGCATTTGTTACTGCCCCTACATTTAATCCAGCGATGGACCCTTGTAGAGCTTGAATGATAGAAACATTTGATGTTTCCTCTGCGTTTTTCAAGTCCGCACTTGCGACCGCTCCGGTTAAATCACTCTTTTTTGCTGTTCCGTACCCAATCACAACTATTTCATCCAAATTTGCAGTATCCTCTTCAAGAATAATTTCTATGGTTTTAGTAGTTTCCGCAGCAACTTCCTTAGAGGCAAAGCCTACATAAGACACTAACAATATTGCATTTTCATTTTGAATTTTAATTGAGAAGTTACCATCAAAATCTGTTGTCACACCATTCGTTGTCCCTTGTTCTATAATACTGGCCCCTGGCAGAGGCTGTCCAAAAGAATCTGAAACCTTACCTGACACAATCAATGATTGCATCTTTTCATCAGACCCAGTCTTACCAATTATTGTTATTATGTTCCCATTGACATCTAGTGTAACCCCTCCGTATAAAACACACATTTTCAACAACTTGCCTGCCCTAATAGTACCTTTATTCACCTGTACTTTAGGTACATCTTTAAAAAAACCTTCTGGATAAATAAAACTGTAATCGGTTTGACTACCTAATAAATCAAATACCTCGTCTACAGACAAAGTTTGACTTTTGTCTATGTGAATTTTTGCATTCTGTGAAAAAATTTCATTAGAAGTAAATCCAAAAACAGTCGAACAGAGCAGGAAAATGAATGTCCTCATGATTAATTTTAATAGGTTTTTCCGGTTAGGAAAAAGGTGGTTGGTATACTTAATTTTCATAAATTTGAGTATCTATTGGTTAATATTTCTTAATCAATTTTTCTAAAAGGGGATAAAAGTGCAGTACTGTCCAGGTCTAAACTTTATTCCCTTTATTTTATAATAATTTTTTCATCGTTTATTTCATAAGCTTCTATTTTACTTGTTATTAAAATACTGTTTAATATTTCTTCTAAAGATTCCTCTTTTCTTAATACACCATTAAATTTCAACGAAGCGATTTCCGATTTTGAAAATTCGAAATCCACATCATACCATCGTGACAAAACCTTTGTAATCTCCCCTAATGTCTTTCCTTTGAAGTTAAAAAGTCCTCTCTTCCAAGATATCTCGCGTTGAACATCCACATGATGAACACTAATGGATTTATTTTCAAGATTTAAAACGGATTGCTCACTCGGAGCAAGAACTTTCTT is from Zobellia galactanivorans and encodes:
- a CDS encoding glycoside hydrolase family protein, whose translation is MIFKYTIVICLYMFGTLTGLSQGTPQSVNIVEGGSFKDLILPIPITKKLMGDNIWGNDNVLPRDLDNGVEGVEWSYWGGNPILGKDGKYHIAIARWREATGHWGWPKSEVAHAVANSVLGPYKVTGTILPLAHNPEVIELNDGTYLLHVSKGNMYTSKKFNGPWELQGKIKIDQRGHKGLTHLYTNLTGLQRKDGSFLFFTKRGDVMISKTKITGPYEIVSSRNYDRYSGYPEDPVIWKSRYQYHVIFNHAVDKKSVYMRSLDGINWNIEPGEPYDKSVFRYSDGTVNEWCKFERPKVVQDEFGRATNLSLAVIDVEKHLDLGNDQHNSKQVILPLLTERLIEIVNTDIITSNTQEVKIRIKAEKDYNPADTIDIESLRLGVSEAVNFGGGLKPVASKVVKGDLEVTFIWDGSEIGSSNYDLKILGRAMTGEVVFGYALLPQYREDPASLVTLPIKIKDSILYTEVENFGLKKSAPCKLKIFKYFNQKRELLKQFDIKALKAYETYKIKFPVEGDARVEYEALLVSTEEETRFWNKVDDSDFSIVYKGNWSENKMGKSIYFGAEQVATDEGASAAFFFSGTQARCYGRISKEMGSFNVFIDDIFIEKIDCYFGVDLQNMIIYQTKTLPLGLHKLELVATGEHYKGNDKGPVTIDAFSYIE
- a CDS encoding sulfatase family protein, giving the protein MKTFLTLIFFITISFNGARGQERPNIVYIMADDHCDRAIGTYGGRLASLDPTPNLDKLAQNGMVFENVYCTNSICTPSRATIMTGQYSHVNKAYDLYTGLPREKHYLLKEVQQAGYNTAVVGKWHLHTSPQYTDYFAVIAGQGRYMNPVIHVSEGGKKRKIRFDSTLEKEVDVIDTEGHSSDVLTDISLDWLENKRDKSKPFFLMHHFKAPHGMFVYADRYKDYLASVEIPEPQNLYNQPSENWGSIGTRGINDSLVRVIGSTISPQPDKRNLSRYYKSKIQELLGKKELTDKELTHYSYQFYLKEYLRCVKGIDDNLQRILDYLEENDLTENTIIVYTSDQGMFLGEHDFIDKRWMYDESIRMPLIVHYPKMIKPGTHNDWLINNTDYAPTLLEIAGVQTPNYMQGRSFVGALKGQNEPAEWRKATYYRYWMHMAHGHNNPAHFGIRTKKYKLIFFYGVDYTNIHDKKRVSGKDGNRYWKSTPAAWEFYDLEKDPNEMINQYANLEYAPIINELKIELFETREEIGDTDDEFPRIKGVIEKN
- a CDS encoding sulfatase family protein, giving the protein MKTSFILSVMTLLLCFFTLSTSAQTNQNKPPNVIVIMADDMGYGDPKCYNPESKIPTPNMDALSKQGIRFTDAHTAASACTPSRYALLTGRYSWRSRLKKKVSWSGYDNPLIHKEETTLADVFQKAGYTTGVVGKWHLGMNFLRKQNIDFVKPKTHHEKGRHGTRDVDFSTPIYNGPNYLGFDYAFVSGAGHNMEPFCYIENDYTVGVPTIWRKAKDTIYPGVSAVEVHEGWMVKGWDPRKVGPDLTQKAVDFITKSTKQNPGQPFFLYLPTVSPHRPCTPPDFIKGTSEAGERGDMVAEFDWTVGQIMKVLEALKINENTVLIVTSDNGAVKVSDDGKDYGHKSCGDLRGFKGGVYEGGHRVPLIMRWPAKIRGGQVNDNLVCLLDLHKTFSEMLNISYSNEGGEDSYNILPTMLKGKEVRHSLVMLSSAGHFAIRNKDWKLIFQRNEPVALFNLSDDPYEKRNLIKSRSQKIQELTKLLNSHKWQ
- a CDS encoding sulfatase-like hydrolase/transferase, producing the protein MAIGYRNKHVPTAVSGHWGETFKPYGVGLHNLENDKYVADALTDECIDFIRKNSKKPFMVVLSHYLVHNPIQAKPALVKRFKNKATTDQDNPEYAAMLVSVDESIGRINTELKRLGIENNTLVIFTSDNGGLNNSTSNYPLLGGKSYSFEGAMRVPLIVKWPAMIKPGRKSKKRVIGMDFYPTFLDIAGIKLESGQNMDGESFLSVLRGQVVVDKRQLVFHYPHYTGSTSPFSSIIEGDYKLIRFYNDEAGGYLLFNLKEDPSEQNDLSDRIPWKVKELAKTLQYELNDMEAEFPIKNPNHQLNFVNLSNLKSTYDKANKERDIQEKKIKTFSKLFNEN
- a CDS encoding RagB/SusD family nutrient uptake outer membrane protein — its product is MNNIKFLIVIFAFISILVGCNEDKFLEEKVYDFYSPENSYTTPDQIDLAVVKLYEDIHTAFYASAAPTWAMYYLTDVAYDAISTTHRLNSWADNVTPEAADIGFWWDSLYKIISNANTIIDRIEYVEYQSEQEKLSQLAEAKFFRAYAYRTLAIMYGGVPISLEEITTPKRDFVRASRDEVLQQVLIDLNEAAANLPDINNVKQDGRVSKAAANHLLTEVHIMLGDYNQAIVHATSVIDNPNFELMTSRFGSRISEPGDVFWDLFQIGNVNRGSGNTETIWASQYEHLAPGGGAPDDLARFLVPQYWQLQDVNGDNVFFGHSSQNGGRGIGWWVASDYMLNQIWVNSNNDIRNSDFNIIRDLEVDNPNSAFFGQMMVASGAIEGASNELNGDWSAIFAKSAPIGNFPDDVISDPETGATNNGARSSFRDRYLMRLAETYLLRAEAYYLNGDSENAANDINALRFRANADQITASEVDLNTILDERARELFIEEFRLLTLMRMNKLVERVRIYNPMHNGFYSSNPINDTQNLWPIPNKEIERNTEATLEQNPGY